A DNA window from Nerophis lumbriciformis linkage group LG33, RoL_Nlum_v2.1, whole genome shotgun sequence contains the following coding sequences:
- the LOC133575604 gene encoding major histocompatibility complex class I-related gene protein-like — protein MMNLLFFFLLVVQTHSVTPVIHSLKYFTTASSQVPNFPEYVEVGYVDEVEISYYDSNIRKAESKQDWMNKITAEDPNYWQIETEKNVVFEHIYKNNIEIAMKRFNQTGGVHTYQVMSGCEWNDETDEVKGWEQYSYDGEDFISLDMKTWTFTAAKQQAFPSKLKWDQDIFLLDDYKYYFTEECPSYLKKYVEYGKKFLMRTELPEVFLLQKTPSSPVTCMATGFYPDLADLFWRKDGEQIFEDVEHGELLPNHDGTFQMSVDLKVEVTAEVEGKYECVFQLSGVKEDLVTKLERRSILSNASHEGNVSVTATLAVLAVVVLLAAGIFIIIFIIKRRRSRQGLCLHS, from the exons ATGATGAACTTGCTTTTCTTCTTTCTCCTAGTTGTACAAACACACAGCGTGACGCCTG TGATTCATTCACTCAAGTATTTCACCACTGCAtcctctcaagttccaaacttcccagagtatgtggaggttggttatgttgatgaagttgagattagttactatgacagcaacatcaggaaagcagaatccaaacaggactggatgaacaaaatcacagcagaggaTCCAAACTACTGGCAGATAGAAACAGAGAAGAATGTTGTTTTTGAACATAtctacaaaaacaacattgaaatagccatgaagcgtttcaaccaaactggag GTGTTCACACTTACCAGGTGATGTcaggatgtgaatggaatgatgagactgatgaggtTAAAGGTTGGGAGCAGTACAgttatgatggagaagatttCATATCGTTGGACATGAAGACATGGACATTTACTGCAGCAAAACAACAAGCTTTCCCCTCCAAACTCAAGTGGGACCAAGACATATTTCTACTAGACGACTATAAGTATTATTTCACTGAGGAAtgtccttcttacttgaagaagTATGTGGAGTATGGGAAGAAGTtcctaatgagaacag agcttccagaggtgttcctcctccagaagacgccatcctctccggtcacctgcatggcgacaggtttctaccccgacCTAGCCGACttgttttggaggaaagacggcgagcagatcttcgaggacgtggagcacggagagctgctccccaaccacgacggaaccttccagatgtcTGTGGACctgaaagtggaggtgacggccgaggtggagggcaagtacgaatgtgtgttccagctgtctggcgtcaaggaggacctggtcaccaagctggagagaagaagcatcctgagcaacgcaagccatgaag gCAACGTGAGCGTCACTGCCACGCTGGCGGTCCTCGCTGTGGTGGTCCTCCTGGCGGCcggcatcttcatcatcatcttcatcatcaagcGTCGCCGAAGCAGACAAG GTCTCTGCCTTCATTCATGA